Sequence from the Kribbella aluminosa genome:
ACCGGGCCGCGCACCGGCTGATGGACGACCTGAAGGACGACGAGGCAACGATCAGCTATTTCGACGATCCGGGCCGGGAGCAACAACTGATCGAACTCCGGGAGGCCGGTCTCGGCGCGACCGCCCACCCAGCCGCGAAGCACGACAACTGGGAGGGCTGGGAGGATTCCGCCGTCCATCCGGACGACCTCGGCGACTACCTGCACGATCTGCGCGAGCTGCTGAACCGCTTCGGGTACGACGAGACCGAGACGTCGCTGTACGGCCACTTCGGGCAGGGCTGTGTGCACACCCGGATCCCGTTCGAGCTGCGCACCGCGGACGGCATCGCGCAGTACCGCGACTTCGTCCAGCAGGCCGCGCGGCTGGTGAAGCGGTACGACGGGTCGCTGTCCGGGGAGCACGGCGACGGGCAGTCCCGGGGTGAGCTGCTGACCACGATGTTCGGGCCGGAGCTGGTCCGGGCGTTCGGCGAGTTCAAGGCGATCTTCGATCCGCGGAACCGGATGAACCCGGGCAAGATCGTCGACCCGAACCCGCTCGACTCGCACCTGCGGCTCGGGACCGGGTTCGCGCATCCGCCGCTGCCGAGCGAGTTCGCGTATCCGCACGACGACGGGAAGTTCAGCAAGGCGACGATGCGCTGTGTCGGGATCGGGCTGTGTCGATCCAAGACGGGCCGCCAGTCGTCATCGGCGGACGGCGAGGTGATGTGCCCGTCGTACCTCGTGACCCGCGAGGAGGAGCACTCGCCGCGGGGGCGGTCGCGGCTGCTGTTCGAGATGGTGCGGGGTGAGGTGATCCCGGACGGCTGGCGGTCGACCGAGGTTCGCGACGCGCTCGATCTGTGCCTGGCGTGCAAGGGCTGCAAGGTCGACTGCCCCGTCGGGGTGGACGTGGCGACGTACAAGGCCGAGTTCCTGTCGCACCACTACCGGCACCGGCTGCGTCCGATGGCGCACTACTCGATGGGCTGGTTGCCGTTGGCTGCGCAGCTCGCGAGTCGCGCGCCGAAGCTCGTGAACGGTGCCACTCAGACGCCGAAGCTCGCGACGCTGCTGAAGCGGGCGGGCGGGATCGCGGACGAGCGCGCGTTGCCGGCGTTCGCCGAACAGTCGTTCACCAGTTGGTTCTCGGAGCGTCCGCCGCGGCCGGGACGCCGGATCGTGCTCTGGCCGGACACCTTCACGAACTTCTTCCATCCCTCGGCCGGGCGCGCCGCGGTCCAGGTGCTCGAGGCGGCGGGGTACCACGTGACAGTCCCGGAGCGCCCGGTGTGCTGCGGGCTCACCTGGATCTCGACCGGTCAGCTCGGCATGGCGAAGCGCGTGCTCCGGCGGACGGTCGACGTACTGCGCGACGACATCCGTGCCGGCGTACCGGTCGTCGGGCTGGAGCCGTCGTGCAGCGCGGTGTTCCGGTCGGACGGGCCGGAGTTGCTGCCGGACGACGAGGACCTGCGGCGGTTGTCGGCCCAGTTCGTGACGTTCGCCGAGCTGCTCAAGGACTGGGATCCGCCGCGGCTCGACGTCCACGCGATGGTGCAGACGCACTGTCACCAGCATGCCGTACTGACGTCCGACGCGGACCTGATGCAGCGCGCGGGTATCGACCGTGAGCAGCTGGACTCCGGGTGCTGCGGCCTGGCCGGGAACTTCGGGTTCGAGCGCGGGCACTACGACGT
This genomic interval carries:
- a CDS encoding FAD-binding and (Fe-S)-binding domain-containing protein; protein product: MAIDVEIDSIRTPDWLRGALEAAVDGEVRFDAGSRATYSCDSSNYRQIPLGVVVPRTVDAAAVAVEVCRKADVPVLSRGGGTSLAGQTTNAAVVIDWTKYCDHVVSVDAAARTCVVEPGIALDDLNRALAPDGLMFGPKPSTHQSCTIGGMVGNNSCGASAQAYGKTVDNVRRLEVLTYDGVRMWVGPTAEIVEGNDRRAEIYRDLIALRDRYLGELRTGYPHIPRRVSGYNLDSLLPENGFDVAKALVGSEGTLVTVLHAELDLVPVPKYQVMVVLGYPSLEDAGRAVRRILPHQPWQLEGLDQVLIDLEHDEHTVDTAIERLPEGRGWLTVQFAGDTFEEADRAAHRLMDDLKDDEATISYFDDPGREQQLIELREAGLGATAHPAAKHDNWEGWEDSAVHPDDLGDYLHDLRELLNRFGYDETETSLYGHFGQGCVHTRIPFELRTADGIAQYRDFVQQAARLVKRYDGSLSGEHGDGQSRGELLTTMFGPELVRAFGEFKAIFDPRNRMNPGKIVDPNPLDSHLRLGTGFAHPPLPSEFAYPHDDGKFSKATMRCVGIGLCRSKTGRQSSSADGEVMCPSYLVTREEEHSPRGRSRLLFEMVRGEVIPDGWRSTEVRDALDLCLACKGCKVDCPVGVDVATYKAEFLSHHYRHRLRPMAHYSMGWLPLAAQLASRAPKLVNGATQTPKLATLLKRAGGIADERALPAFAEQSFTSWFSERPPRPGRRIVLWPDTFTNFFHPSAGRAAVQVLEAAGYHVTVPERPVCCGLTWISTGQLGMAKRVLRRTVDVLRDDIRAGVPVVGLEPSCSAVFRSDGPELLPDDEDLRRLSAQFVTFAELLKDWDPPRLDVHAMVQTHCHQHAVLTSDADLMQRAGIDREQLDSGCCGLAGNFGFERGHYDVSMAAAERVLLPKVRAAGNDTVIVADGFSCRTQIEQATDRRAVHLAELLAGGLQ